Proteins co-encoded in one Dyella japonica A8 genomic window:
- a CDS encoding S9 family peptidase, with translation MRALLFAALTMVALPTMAEKLTIERIFDGGNLAGAAPRGLQISPDGNRVTFLRARPDDQNQLDLWEYELKGGKTRLLVDSKKLEPHGEQLSDAEKARRERERTAGLHGIVSYQWSPDGKQLLIPINGKLYVYTLATPDAAPKQLDTGDNVLDPRISPKGHYVSYVRDQNLWVIDLASGDAKQLTHDGGGTVHNGEAEFVAQEEMDRSSGYWWAPDDSAIAFERYDEAKVPVTKRTELYADHTDVIDQRYPAAGTPNVAVKLGLVSPAGGQPRWVDLGKDPDIYLVRVNWLPDGKHVSYQRMPRSQQKLDLRLVDAKTLAQRTLLTETSDTWINLNDDLSFLKDGKSFLWGSERSGFHHLYLYGLDGTLKHAVSEGDWQIDGLLAVNEHAGTVYVASNKDAVPEKQVYALKLDGSTAKAPVRISQGAGMHAATFAPDGSFYLDNFSSVDTPPQVSLHKADGSLVTWIEPNKLDEKHPFWPYRDSLIKPEFGTLKAADGQILYYRLYKPAGFDPSKKYPVFDMYYGGPHAQMVANQWGDYFNQYMANQGFVVFTLDNRGMARRGRQFDSVIYQQLGAAEVDDQLVGIHWLKSQPWVDGRHIGVFGWSYGGYMTTMMLAKASNELAGGVAVAPVTNWRLYDTFYTERYLGRPQDNEAGYTRSSPMAWLDGLTSKLYLVHGMADDNVLFLNSTELMAELQKRGTQFQFMAYPGAKHGLNLPGQRSHVYHLIENFFQQQVRGVAVPVAPKPVAQPAAAATTR, from the coding sequence ATGCGCGCCCTCCTCTTTGCCGCCCTCACGATGGTGGCCTTGCCGACCATGGCCGAAAAACTCACGATCGAACGCATCTTCGACGGTGGCAATCTTGCCGGTGCCGCGCCGCGCGGCCTGCAGATATCGCCCGACGGCAACCGCGTCACCTTCCTGCGCGCCAGGCCGGATGACCAGAATCAGCTCGACCTGTGGGAATACGAGCTCAAGGGCGGCAAGACCCGTCTGCTGGTGGACTCGAAGAAGCTCGAACCCCATGGCGAGCAGCTCTCGGATGCGGAAAAGGCGCGCCGTGAGCGCGAACGCACCGCCGGCCTGCACGGCATCGTGAGCTACCAGTGGTCGCCGGACGGCAAGCAGCTGCTGATCCCGATCAACGGCAAGCTCTACGTCTACACGCTGGCGACCCCGGATGCGGCGCCGAAACAGCTCGATACCGGCGACAACGTGCTCGATCCCAGGATCTCGCCCAAGGGCCATTACGTGTCCTACGTGCGCGACCAGAACCTGTGGGTCATCGACCTGGCCAGCGGCGACGCGAAGCAGCTCACCCACGATGGCGGCGGCACCGTGCACAACGGCGAGGCCGAGTTCGTCGCGCAGGAGGAAATGGACCGCAGCAGCGGCTATTGGTGGGCGCCCGATGATTCGGCCATCGCCTTCGAGCGCTACGACGAAGCCAAGGTACCGGTGACCAAGCGCACCGAGCTGTATGCCGACCACACCGACGTGATCGACCAGCGCTACCCCGCTGCCGGCACGCCCAACGTGGCGGTGAAGCTGGGCCTGGTCTCCCCGGCCGGCGGCCAGCCGCGCTGGGTCGACCTGGGCAAGGACCCGGACATCTACCTGGTTCGCGTGAACTGGCTGCCGGACGGCAAGCACGTCAGCTACCAGCGCATGCCGCGCAGCCAGCAGAAACTGGACCTGCGCCTGGTGGATGCGAAGACGCTGGCGCAGCGCACCCTGCTCACCGAGACCAGCGATACCTGGATCAACCTCAACGACGACCTCAGCTTCCTCAAGGACGGCAAGAGCTTCCTGTGGGGCAGCGAGCGCAGCGGCTTCCACCACCTGTACCTGTACGGCCTGGACGGCACGCTCAAGCACGCGGTGAGCGAGGGTGACTGGCAAATCGATGGCTTGCTGGCGGTGAACGAGCACGCCGGCACGGTGTACGTCGCCTCGAACAAGGACGCCGTGCCCGAGAAGCAGGTCTACGCGCTCAAGCTCGACGGCAGCACCGCCAAGGCGCCGGTGCGCATCAGCCAGGGCGCGGGCATGCACGCCGCCACGTTCGCGCCGGACGGCAGCTTCTACCTGGACAACTTCTCCAGCGTCGACACACCGCCGCAGGTCAGCCTGCACAAGGCGGACGGCAGCCTGGTCACCTGGATCGAGCCCAACAAGCTCGACGAGAAGCATCCGTTCTGGCCCTACCGCGACAGCCTGATCAAGCCGGAATTCGGCACCCTCAAGGCGGCCGACGGGCAGATCCTGTACTACCGCCTGTACAAGCCGGCGGGCTTCGACCCCTCGAAGAAGTACCCCGTGTTCGACATGTACTACGGCGGCCCGCACGCGCAGATGGTTGCCAACCAGTGGGGCGACTACTTCAACCAGTACATGGCCAACCAGGGTTTCGTGGTGTTCACGCTGGACAACCGGGGCATGGCCCGCCGCGGTCGCCAGTTCGACAGCGTGATCTACCAGCAGCTCGGCGCTGCCGAAGTGGACGATCAGCTGGTCGGCATCCACTGGCTCAAGTCGCAGCCCTGGGTCGATGGCCGCCATATCGGTGTGTTCGGCTGGAGCTACGGTGGTTACATGACCACCATGATGCTGGCCAAGGCTTCCAACGAACTGGCCGGCGGCGTGGCGGTGGCGCCGGTGACCAACTGGCGCCTGTACGACACGTTCTATACCGAGCGCTATCTCGGCCGCCCGCAGGACAACGAGGCCGGCTACACCCGTAGCTCGCCGATGGCATGGCTGGATGGCCTCACGTCCAAGCTGTATCTCGTGCACGGCATGGCGGACGACAACGTGCTGTTCCTCAACTCCACCGAGCTGATGGCGGAGTTGCAGAAGCGGGGTACGCAGTTCCAGTTCATGGCCTATCCGGGGGCCAAGCATGGGCTGAACCTGCCGGGGCAGCGCAGCCATGTGTACCACCTGATCGAGAATTTCTTTCAGCAGCAGGTGAGGGGTGTGGCGGTGCCGGTGGCGCCGAAGCCGGTGGCTCAACCGGCGGCGGCGGCCACGACGCGGTGA
- the hslU gene encoding ATP-dependent protease ATPase subunit HslU codes for MSELTPREIVNELDRYIIGQHDAKRAVAIALRNRWRRMQLEPTLRDEVTPKNILMIGPTGVGKTEIARRLATLANAPFVKVEATKFTEVGYVGKDVESIVRDLADVAYKLTREQAMKRVRTQAEDRAEDRILDALLPRRQTPTDWSHDAAPSAEQNDTRQKLRKQLREGALDEREIELDFAMNVGVEIMSPPGMEEMGQQLRQMFQNIGGAKTQQRKVAIKAARPMLIDEEAAKLLNEEEVRAQAMQVAEQNGIVFIDEIDKIAQRSEWGGAGVSREGVQRDLLPLVEGSTVSTKYGPIKTDHMLFIASGAFSLAKPSDLIPELQGRLPIRVELSALSVEDFKRILREPHNALTKQYIALLGTEGVTVNFTESGVDRLAEVAFQVNERTENIGARRLHTVMERLLEKISYEAADKSGENYLIDAEYVDKNLGMLVQDEDLSRYIL; via the coding sequence ATGTCCGAACTGACACCCCGCGAAATCGTCAACGAACTCGACCGCTACATCATCGGCCAGCACGACGCCAAGCGCGCCGTGGCCATTGCGCTGCGCAACCGCTGGCGCCGCATGCAGCTCGAACCCACGCTGCGCGACGAAGTCACGCCCAAGAACATCCTGATGATCGGTCCCACCGGCGTGGGCAAGACCGAGATTGCCCGCCGCCTCGCCACGCTGGCCAACGCGCCGTTCGTGAAGGTGGAAGCCACCAAGTTCACCGAGGTGGGCTACGTGGGCAAGGACGTTGAATCCATCGTCCGCGACCTCGCCGATGTGGCCTACAAGCTCACCCGCGAGCAGGCCATGAAGCGCGTGCGCACCCAGGCCGAAGACCGCGCCGAGGATCGCATCCTCGACGCCCTGCTACCGCGCCGCCAGACGCCGACCGACTGGTCCCACGACGCCGCCCCCAGCGCCGAGCAGAACGACACCCGCCAGAAGCTGCGCAAGCAGCTGCGCGAAGGCGCGCTGGACGAGCGCGAGATCGAGCTGGACTTCGCCATGAACGTGGGCGTGGAAATCATGTCGCCGCCGGGCATGGAGGAGATGGGCCAGCAGCTGCGCCAGATGTTCCAGAACATCGGCGGCGCCAAGACCCAGCAGCGCAAGGTCGCCATCAAGGCAGCGCGTCCCATGCTGATCGACGAAGAAGCCGCCAAGCTGCTCAACGAGGAAGAGGTGCGCGCCCAGGCCATGCAGGTGGCCGAGCAGAACGGCATCGTCTTCATCGACGAGATCGACAAGATCGCCCAGCGCTCCGAATGGGGTGGTGCGGGCGTGAGCCGCGAAGGCGTGCAGCGCGACCTGCTGCCGCTGGTGGAAGGCTCCACCGTGTCGACCAAGTACGGCCCGATCAAGACCGACCACATGCTGTTCATCGCCTCCGGCGCGTTCTCGCTGGCCAAGCCCTCGGACCTGATCCCGGAGCTGCAGGGCCGCCTGCCGATCCGTGTGGAGCTGTCGGCGCTGTCGGTCGAGGACTTCAAGCGCATCCTGCGCGAGCCGCATAACGCCTTGACCAAGCAGTACATTGCGCTGCTGGGCACCGAGGGCGTGACGGTCAATTTCACGGAGTCCGGGGTGGACCGGCTGGCCGAGGTGGCCTTCCAGGTGAATGAGCGGACCGAGAACATCGGCGCCCGCCGCCTGCACACGGTGATGGAGCGGTTGCTGGAGAAGATCTCCTACGAAGCGGCTGACAAATCCGGCGAAAACTACCTGATTGACGCCGAATATGTGGATAAAAACCTCGGAATGCTCGTCCAGGACGAAGATTTGTCGCGTTACATCCTGTAA
- the hslV gene encoding ATP-dependent protease subunit HslV, whose protein sequence is MESFHATTIVSVRRNGRVVIGGDGQVTLGNTVMKANARKIRRLGKGNVLAGFAGATADAFTLFELFEQKLDKHGGNLTRSAVELAKEWRTDRRLGRLEAMLAVADKDASLLISGNGDVLEPEHGLIAIGSGGPYAQSAALALLENTEMDSREIVERALKIAGDICIYTNHNTSIEEL, encoded by the coding sequence ATGGAATCCTTTCACGCAACCACCATCGTCTCGGTGCGCCGCAACGGGCGCGTCGTGATCGGTGGTGACGGCCAGGTCACCCTCGGCAACACGGTGATGAAGGCCAACGCCCGCAAGATCCGCCGCCTGGGCAAGGGCAACGTGCTGGCGGGCTTCGCCGGCGCCACCGCCGATGCCTTCACCCTGTTCGAGCTGTTCGAGCAGAAGCTGGACAAGCACGGCGGCAACCTGACCCGCTCAGCCGTGGAGCTGGCCAAGGAATGGCGCACCGACCGCCGCCTGGGCCGTCTGGAAGCCATGCTGGCGGTGGCCGACAAGGATGCTTCGCTGCTGATCTCCGGCAACGGCGACGTGCTGGAACCCGAGCACGGCCTGATCGCCATCGGCTCCGGCGGCCCGTACGCGCAGTCCGCCGCGCTGGCGCTGCTGGAGAACACCGAGATGGATTCGCGCGAGATTGTCGAGCGGGCGCTGAAGATCGCCGGCGACATCTGCATCTACACCAACCACAACACCTCGATCGAGGAGCTGTAA
- a CDS encoding GlpM family protein, protein MNLLIKALIGALMVLLIGLLSRTRNYYIAGLLPLFPTFALMAHYIVGSERGTADLRATIAFGMWAVVPYLAYLASLYWLVARLRLLPALGTALLVWCLVAGFLVVAWNRR, encoded by the coding sequence ATGAACCTGCTGATCAAGGCACTCATCGGCGCGCTGATGGTGCTGCTGATCGGCCTGCTGTCCCGCACGCGCAACTACTACATCGCCGGCCTGCTGCCGCTGTTCCCCACCTTTGCGTTGATGGCCCACTACATCGTCGGCAGCGAGCGCGGCACAGCCGACCTGCGCGCCACCATCGCGTTCGGCATGTGGGCGGTGGTGCCGTACCTGGCCTACCTGGCGTCCCTGTACTGGCTGGTGGCCCGCCTGCGGCTGCTGCCGGCGTTGGGCACGGCGCTGCTGGTGTGGTGTCTGGTGGCCGGGTTTCTTGTCGTGGCCTGGAACCGGCGGTAA
- the xerC gene encoding tyrosine recombinase XerC: MSKPQDHVDAWLARLAGERQASAHTVDGYRRDLAKLLRWMDTQGIASFDALEPNRMRGFVATEHRAGLSPKSLQRLLSSCRSLFRQLTREGLLDHDPLAGVRGPKVHRKLPQVLDVDEATTLVETQSEGALNVRDRAMLELFYSSGLRLSELTGLRWIDLDLQQGEVRVLGKGSKTRIVPVGRHAVAALRALGEKEGMVPEQPVFKGRGGAPINPRTVQLRLKTLAVQQGMAKHIHPHLLRHTFASHMLESSGDLRAVQELLGHADIATTQIYTHLDFQHLARVYDAAHPRAKRK, from the coding sequence ATGTCAAAACCGCAGGATCATGTCGACGCATGGCTCGCCCGGCTGGCGGGTGAGCGGCAGGCGTCGGCGCACACGGTGGACGGTTACCGTCGTGACCTGGCCAAGTTGCTGCGGTGGATGGACACCCAGGGCATCGCCAGCTTCGACGCACTCGAACCCAACCGCATGCGCGGCTTCGTGGCGACTGAACACCGGGCCGGCCTGTCGCCGAAGAGCCTGCAGCGGCTGCTGTCCTCCTGCCGCAGCCTGTTCCGCCAGCTGACGCGCGAGGGCCTGCTGGATCACGATCCGCTGGCCGGCGTGCGCGGCCCCAAGGTGCATCGCAAGCTGCCGCAGGTGCTCGACGTGGACGAGGCCACCACGCTGGTGGAAACACAGAGCGAGGGCGCGCTGAATGTTCGCGACCGCGCGATGCTGGAGCTGTTCTATTCCTCCGGCCTGCGCCTGTCCGAACTCACCGGCCTGCGCTGGATCGACCTGGATCTGCAACAGGGCGAAGTGCGCGTGCTGGGCAAGGGCAGCAAGACGCGCATCGTTCCCGTGGGTCGCCATGCCGTGGCGGCGTTGCGTGCGCTGGGCGAGAAGGAGGGCATGGTGCCCGAGCAGCCGGTGTTCAAAGGACGCGGCGGGGCGCCGATCAACCCCCGCACCGTGCAGCTGCGCCTGAAAACGCTGGCCGTGCAGCAGGGCATGGCCAAGCACATCCATCCGCATCTGCTTCGCCACACGTTCGCCAGCCATATGCTGGAATCGTCGGGCGACCTGCGCGCGGTGCAGGAGTTGCTGGGCCACGCCGACATCGCCACCACGCAGATCTACACCCACCTGGATTTCCAGCACCTGGCGCGCGTTTATGACGCCGCGCATCCGCGCGCCAAGCGCAAATGA
- a CDS encoding DUF484 family protein: MSDTATADTLSASDVAAYLRRHPEFLSDYPDIAAQLTLPREQGRVASLAVYQLQSLREKNAELEQQLATLIGIAAENERLMQRVHELNLAVLRAGTPAVAARSVVARLSEDFQTDQVRLMLFGPVGLPPADWLVHVPGGRSQVPEFGDFLAHHEPIAGRLSAERLYRLFGDHAPEIRSAAMMPLGEFGILAIGSGDLDHFQPGMGTVFLKMIAGTVTAALLRSQEVL, from the coding sequence ATGTCCGACACCGCCACCGCCGACACGCTTTCCGCCAGCGACGTTGCGGCCTACCTGCGCCGTCATCCGGAGTTCCTTAGCGATTACCCCGACATCGCCGCCCAGCTCACGCTGCCGCGCGAACAGGGTCGGGTCGCTTCACTGGCCGTCTACCAGTTGCAGAGCCTGCGCGAGAAGAACGCGGAGCTGGAGCAGCAGCTGGCCACGCTGATCGGCATCGCCGCTGAAAACGAGCGGTTGATGCAGCGCGTGCACGAGCTCAATCTCGCCGTGCTGCGCGCCGGCACGCCGGCCGTCGCCGCGCGCAGCGTGGTGGCGCGGTTGTCGGAGGATTTCCAGACCGACCAGGTCCGCCTGATGCTGTTCGGACCGGTGGGCCTGCCCCCGGCCGACTGGCTGGTGCACGTGCCGGGCGGCCGCTCGCAGGTACCGGAGTTCGGCGATTTCCTCGCCCACCATGAACCCATTGCCGGCCGACTCTCGGCCGAGCGCCTGTACCGCCTGTTCGGCGACCACGCGCCGGAGATCCGCTCCGCCGCGATGATGCCGCTGGGTGAGTTCGGCATCCTGGCCATCGGCAGCGGCGACCTGGACCATTTCCAGCCCGGCATGGGCACGGTGTTCCTGAAGATGATCGCAGGCACCGTCACCGCCGCGCTGCTCCGTTCGCAGGAAGTTCTGTAA
- the dapF gene encoding diaminopimelate epimerase — protein MALPFSKMHGIGNDFVMVDCRHGAFPLDAEQIRAIADRHTGVGFDQLISIEPPRDGSCAFYYGIWNADGTPSGQCGNGVRCVAAWLHRAGELSIGELVRLESPSGPVSVRLIGPNEVTVDMGVPMLEPSRIPFRADATADRYAIDVGGNVLEIGSLSMGNPHAVVEVADLQAPALYRLGPLLTTHERFPEGANAGFVQKIDRGQLRLRVHERGSGWTLACGTGACAAMAVLRLRDEVDERVKVTLPGGTLTIDWAGPGHTLWMTGPADFAFEGEWLG, from the coding sequence ATGGCGCTTCCCTTCTCCAAGATGCATGGCATCGGCAACGACTTCGTGATGGTCGATTGCCGCCACGGCGCGTTTCCGCTTGATGCGGAACAGATCCGCGCCATCGCGGACCGCCACACTGGCGTCGGCTTCGACCAGCTGATCAGCATCGAACCGCCGCGCGACGGGTCGTGCGCGTTCTATTACGGCATCTGGAACGCCGACGGCACGCCGTCGGGGCAATGCGGCAACGGCGTGCGCTGCGTGGCGGCATGGCTGCACCGCGCGGGCGAGCTCTCCATCGGCGAGCTGGTGCGGCTGGAGAGCCCCTCCGGGCCGGTGTCGGTGCGGCTTATTGGCCCGAACGAGGTCACCGTGGACATGGGCGTGCCGATGCTTGAGCCCTCGCGCATTCCCTTCCGCGCTGATGCCACGGCAGATCGTTACGCCATCGATGTGGGCGGCAACGTGCTGGAGATCGGCTCGCTGTCGATGGGCAACCCCCATGCCGTGGTCGAGGTGGCGGACCTGCAGGCACCGGCCCTGTATCGGCTCGGCCCGCTGCTGACCACGCATGAACGGTTCCCCGAGGGCGCTAACGCCGGATTCGTGCAGAAGATCGATCGGGGCCAGCTGCGCCTGCGCGTGCATGAGCGCGGCAGCGGCTGGACGCTGGCCTGCGGCACCGGTGCATGCGCGGCCATGGCCGTGTTGCGCCTGCGCGACGAGGTGGATGAACGGGTGAAGGTCACCCTGCCCGGCGGCACGCTCACCATCGACTGGGCGGGTCCGGGGCACACCCTGTGGATGACCGGGCCGGCGGACTTCGCTTTCGAGGGCGAGTGGCTGGGCTGA
- the lptM gene encoding LPS translocon maturation chaperone LptM — MRRSLLLLPLCTAVALLAGCGNKGPLYMAKPTPAGTQPATPAAAPAAPATTAPAPVHGFVTDMTAFNAFIATHPTPDQFRAAYPDVLLVLPGTVATRELRSNNSRYFAEVDANGRITGGKFM; from the coding sequence ATGCGCCGATCACTCCTGCTGCTTCCGTTGTGCACCGCCGTTGCCCTGCTCGCTGGATGCGGCAACAAGGGGCCGTTGTACATGGCCAAGCCCACGCCCGCCGGCACCCAGCCGGCCACGCCTGCCGCCGCCCCGGCAGCGCCGGCCACGACGGCGCCCGCGCCGGTGCATGGTTTCGTGACGGACATGACGGCATTCAACGCGTTCATCGCTACCCATCCGACGCCCGACCAGTTCCGCGCCGCCTACCCGGACGTGCTGCTGGTGCTGCCGGGTACGGTGGCCACGCGCGAGCTGCGCAGCAACAACAGCCGCTATTTCGCCGAAGTGGATGCCAACGGCCGGATCACCGGCGGCAAGTTCATGTGA
- a CDS encoding GNAT family N-acetyltransferase: MPATAAVRVRRAELSDLDDLVALEESSFATDRLSRGQYRRHLDSESAQVLVASANHRHFLGTAVVFFRKGTQVARLYSIATKAEARGKGVGSALLEAAERLAERRRCTSLRLEVRTDNDDAIRLYERLGYQRIGRYARYYGDGADAWRYEKVLD, translated from the coding sequence ATGCCCGCGACCGCCGCCGTACGCGTGCGGCGTGCCGAACTTTCCGATCTGGACGACCTTGTTGCCCTGGAAGAGAGCAGTTTCGCGACCGACCGCCTGAGCCGGGGCCAGTATCGCCGCCACCTCGACAGCGAAAGCGCCCAGGTGCTGGTGGCCAGCGCCAACCATCGCCACTTCCTGGGCACGGCGGTGGTGTTCTTCCGCAAGGGCACGCAGGTGGCTCGGCTGTATTCCATCGCCACCAAGGCGGAGGCGCGCGGGAAGGGGGTGGGGTCGGCCTTGCTCGAGGCGGCGGAGAGGTTGGCGGAACGCCGCCGCTGCACGTCTCTTCGCCTGGAAGTGCGCACCGACAACGACGATGCGATCCGGCTGTATGAGCGGCTGGGGTATCAGCGCATCGGGCGCTACGCGCGGTATTACGGGGATGGGGCGGATGCGTGGCGGTATGAGAAGGTGTTGGACTGA
- a CDS encoding RimK family protein: MTRLVLVVEKASDWSVYYPSADVVTAMDYLREPVGVDDERTHVINLCRSYKYLGTGYYVSLLAEARGHRVMPSVRTVNDLRRRALYGLEIEDLSAKLTHFLPAGGRDTTDFGILVYFGQTAHPALQDLARQVFEMFPCPLLRIEFERDRVWQISAIKPVGLHSLDDAQEDAFAEELDRFSKKLWRKPKARKQFRYDIAMLVDPHEAMPPSNKKAQKLFIAAGKELGIEVDPIGKNDYQRLAEYDGLFIRETTASDNHTYRFAHRAEKEGMVVMDDPTSILRCTNKIFLNDLMVSRKLAVPRTEILYRDDAKGLKELAGKLGYPLVLKIPDGSFSRGVVKVEDEAALNKATAELFQHSALLLAQEFVYTEFDWRIGVLNNEPLYACKYFMSRGHWQIYNHGAKGASKTGESETLPIDKAPTDVVKLALKATQAVGNGLYGVDIKRVGDKPVVIEVNDNPSIDAGVEDEHLGEELYGRIMQEFLRRMELKRAGATD, from the coding sequence ATGACCCGTCTCGTCCTTGTTGTCGAGAAGGCCTCCGACTGGAGCGTCTACTACCCGTCCGCGGACGTGGTCACGGCGATGGATTACCTGCGCGAGCCCGTCGGCGTGGACGACGAGCGCACCCACGTCATCAATCTCTGCCGCAGTTACAAGTACCTGGGCACGGGCTACTACGTCTCGCTGCTGGCGGAAGCGCGCGGGCATCGCGTGATGCCGTCAGTGCGCACGGTGAATGACCTGCGTCGCCGCGCGCTGTATGGCCTGGAGATCGAGGACCTCAGCGCCAAGCTCACTCACTTCCTGCCGGCCGGCGGTCGCGACACCACCGACTTCGGCATCCTGGTCTACTTCGGGCAGACCGCTCACCCGGCGCTGCAGGACCTGGCGCGCCAGGTCTTCGAAATGTTCCCCTGCCCGTTGCTTCGCATCGAGTTCGAGCGCGACCGCGTGTGGCAGATCAGCGCCATCAAGCCGGTGGGCCTGCATTCGCTGGACGATGCGCAGGAAGATGCCTTCGCCGAGGAGTTGGACCGCTTCAGCAAGAAGCTGTGGCGCAAGCCCAAGGCACGCAAGCAGTTCCGCTACGACATTGCCATGCTGGTCGATCCGCACGAGGCGATGCCGCCGTCGAACAAGAAGGCGCAGAAGCTGTTCATCGCCGCGGGCAAGGAACTGGGCATCGAAGTCGATCCCATCGGCAAGAACGACTACCAGCGGCTGGCCGAGTACGACGGCCTGTTCATTCGCGAAACCACCGCCAGCGACAACCATACCTATCGCTTCGCGCATCGCGCGGAAAAGGAAGGCATGGTGGTGATGGATGACCCGACGTCGATTCTGCGCTGCACGAACAAGATCTTCCTCAACGACCTGATGGTGTCGCGCAAACTCGCCGTGCCACGCACGGAGATCCTCTACCGCGACGACGCCAAGGGACTGAAAGAACTCGCCGGCAAGCTCGGTTATCCGCTGGTGCTGAAGATTCCCGACGGCTCGTTCTCGCGGGGCGTGGTCAAGGTGGAGGACGAGGCGGCGCTCAACAAGGCGACGGCCGAGCTGTTCCAGCACAGCGCGTTGCTGCTGGCGCAGGAATTTGTTTACACCGAATTCGACTGGCGCATCGGCGTGCTCAACAACGAGCCGCTGTACGCGTGCAAATACTTCATGTCGCGCGGCCACTGGCAGATCTACAACCATGGCGCGAAAGGCGCGTCAAAAACCGGCGAGTCGGAAACGTTGCCCATCGATAAGGCGCCCACCGACGTGGTGAAGCTGGCGCTCAAGGCCACGCAGGCCGTGGGCAATGGCCTGTACGGCGTGGACATCAAGCGCGTCGGCGACAAGCCGGTAGTGATCGAGGTGAACGACAACCCGTCCATCGACGCCGGCGTCGAGGATGAACACCTCGGCGAAGAACTCTATGGCCGCATCATGCAAGAGTTCCTGCGGCGCATGGAGCTCAAGCGCGCAGGCGCCACGGATTGA
- the aroE gene encoding shikimate dehydrogenase: MSAGQFAVFGHPIGHSLSPHIHQAFARQFGIDLEYRTIDAAPGGFDAAVRRFFADGGCGANVTLPHKTAAFAMADERSESAQRAGTANVLTPLPGGRLAAHNTDGDGMVRDITERHSVDLRGHTALLLGAGGAAHGVAWSLLDAGVDTLTIVNRTPEAADALADAIGEPARAHTRYWEDLADLGAFDLIVNATSAGVLGKSLDLPFAVVGNRALCYDLSYGTAAAGFLAWARTAGARYAFDGLGMLIETAADAFELWHGKRPDTDPVYADLRKQFG, translated from the coding sequence ATGAGTGCAGGACAGTTCGCGGTGTTTGGCCACCCCATCGGCCATTCGTTGTCACCGCACATCCACCAGGCGTTCGCGCGCCAGTTCGGGATCGACCTGGAGTACCGCACCATCGATGCCGCGCCGGGCGGATTCGATGCGGCCGTGCGCCGCTTTTTCGCCGACGGTGGGTGTGGCGCCAATGTGACCCTGCCGCACAAGACGGCCGCGTTCGCGATGGCCGATGAGCGCAGCGAGTCCGCGCAGCGTGCCGGCACCGCCAACGTGCTCACCCCGTTGCCGGGCGGGCGGCTTGCCGCCCACAACACCGATGGCGACGGCATGGTGCGTGACATCACGGAGCGCCACAGCGTGGATCTGCGCGGCCACACCGCCCTGTTGCTTGGCGCCGGTGGCGCGGCCCACGGCGTGGCATGGTCGCTGCTCGACGCCGGCGTGGACACGCTGACCATCGTCAACCGCACGCCCGAGGCCGCCGACGCGCTGGCCGATGCCATCGGCGAGCCGGCACGCGCGCATACGCGCTACTGGGAAGACCTGGCCGATCTGGGCGCGTTCGACCTGATCGTCAACGCCACCTCCGCCGGCGTGCTGGGCAAGTCGCTGGATCTGCCGTTCGCGGTCGTGGGCAATCGCGCCCTGTGCTATGACCTCTCGTATGGCACGGCGGCGGCTGGCTTCCTGGCCTGGGCACGCACCGCGGGCGCGCGTTATGCGTTCGACGGCCTGGGCATGTTGATCGAGACCGCGGCGGACGCCTTCGAGCTGTGGCATGGCAAGCGCCCCGACACCGACCCGGTCTACGCCGACTTGCGCAAGCAGTTCGGCTGA
- a CDS encoding YkgJ family cysteine cluster protein — protein sequence MSRPATALLCRAGCGACCIAPSISSPIPGMPHGKPAGVRCVQLTDDNRCAIFGQPERPAVCSGLRPDAAMCGDSREHAMAYLAALEAATRSG from the coding sequence ATGTCGCGCCCGGCAACTGCACTCCTCTGCCGGGCCGGCTGCGGCGCCTGCTGCATCGCACCGTCCATTTCCTCGCCGATCCCCGGCATGCCCCACGGCAAGCCGGCCGGCGTGCGCTGTGTGCAACTGACGGACGACAACCGCTGCGCAATCTTTGGCCAGCCGGAGCGTCCCGCAGTCTGTTCCGGCCTGCGGCCGGATGCCGCCATGTGCGGCGATTCCCGCGAACACGCCATGGCCTATCTGGCCGCCCTGGAAGCCGCCACGCGCTCGGGCTGA